From Alteromonas sp. RKMC-009, one genomic window encodes:
- a CDS encoding histidine kinase dimerization/phospho-acceptor domain-containing protein produces the protein MTDEKLAVIAKWVHDARKPLNRISMQAELVKMALNGDIPVEKAQEALDKIIVSTKDCSHALTEMMDELASGTAE, from the coding sequence ATGACTGATGAAAAGCTGGCGGTAATTGCAAAGTGGGTACATGATGCAAGAAAACCGCTTAACCGCATCTCCATGCAGGCCGAACTGGTAAAGATGGCGCTGAACGGCGATATTCCGGTAGAAAAAGCGCAGGAAGCGCTGGATAAAATTATCGTAAGTACAAAAGATTGCAGCCACGCCCTGACAGAAATGATGGATGAACTGGCCAGCGGCACGGCGGAATAA
- the maoP gene encoding DUF413 domain-containing protein, translating into MKTFDIRPAPKPFIDRVKFPYGFRKSGDFSIPEADLLTRYGKTLCDLESGTIQPESADEKHFVAFISGTVPAENGLEKAWQKYVHLARGKRNFYTLHSSASNAAEFDDDYSDETFDVA; encoded by the coding sequence ATGAAAACGTTTGATATCCGACCAGCTCCAAAGCCCTTTATCGACAGGGTTAAATTTCCGTACGGTTTTAGAAAATCCGGAGACTTCAGTATTCCTGAGGCCGACTTGCTGACCCGTTACGGTAAAACTTTGTGTGATCTGGAATCAGGCACAATACAACCTGAATCCGCTGACGAAAAACACTTTGTCGCTTTCATTTCCGGTACTGTTCCGGCTGAGAACGGACTGGAAAAAGCGTGGCAAAAGTACGTACACCTTGCCCGTGGAAAACGTAACTTCTACACGTTACACAGTTCGGCCAGCAACGCGGCCGAATTTGATGATGACTACTCAGACGAAACATTCGACGTCGCCTGA
- a CDS encoding ArsR/SmtB family transcription factor has product MTATANNIDTEELLSHASEAERYLKQLANKTRLMVLCSLLNDEFSVSDLLTRIPVTQPVLSQHLALLREANMVATRRDGQTIYYSLADDRVKQTIGLLYGFFCAAE; this is encoded by the coding sequence ATGACAGCGACTGCAAATAACATTGACACAGAAGAATTGTTATCCCACGCCTCCGAGGCAGAGCGATATTTAAAGCAATTAGCGAACAAAACCCGCCTTATGGTGTTGTGTTCTCTGCTAAATGATGAATTTTCTGTATCAGATTTACTTACCCGGATTCCGGTAACTCAGCCGGTACTTTCTCAACATCTGGCACTTTTACGTGAGGCCAACATGGTGGCCACCCGTCGTGACGGGCAGACAATTTACTATAGTCTTGCTGACGACAGAGTGAAGCAGACTATAGGCCTGCTTTATGGTTTCTTCTGTGCTGCAGAGTGA
- a CDS encoding rhodanese-like domain-containing protein, protein MLKTIQERIASITLPLRIITAQEAASECAANDGVLIDVREPGECQNQPSESAINFPRGVLEMKMAEKFPDAGKPVYLHCASGVRAKLAAEQLALMGYENVSVITCPVIDICKHFPE, encoded by the coding sequence ATGCTGAAGACGATTCAGGAACGCATTGCTTCTATCACCCTGCCCTTACGAATTATCACTGCTCAAGAGGCAGCGTCGGAATGCGCCGCCAACGACGGCGTTTTGATTGACGTTCGTGAGCCGGGTGAATGTCAGAACCAACCGTCTGAAAGCGCTATCAATTTCCCCAGGGGGGTATTAGAGATGAAGATGGCCGAAAAGTTCCCTGACGCCGGCAAACCGGTTTATTTACATTGCGCATCAGGGGTTCGTGCCAAACTGGCTGCAGAACAACTTGCATTGATGGGATACGAAAATGTCTCTGTGATCACCTGTCCTGTTATAGATATTTGTAAACACTTCCCTGAATGA
- a CDS encoding putative bifunctional diguanylate cyclase/phosphodiesterase codes for MPHRVEIQHNKASLRKRLLAGSTGLSMLLIGVLCYLGHGILIELETDFEKQYFDSQMPFISTLASQPAINKKLMPDAVMMVKRGPVILYQKSGIADLPDTLAANAGEPVTEFNNLRLYIRELPSTADEAPLTVIWRTKDLTEISSQIVNTLSVAGFITFWVAVWAALLMSAFIARRFEQANNTLERLALEDALTKLPNRNALLSGDTFNSTYGALFFLDLDRFREINDALGHAMGDRMLFAFSQRLKNIAGKGVKVYRYRSDEFVIWHPDLPADDVLSRSFTLLYDCREPLFIGNSAFEVSCSIGVACFPEHGHHPEMLIRNAENAMHRAKKLRLGVQIYNERLAYNSTIKVTLRSQLRSALHNKEFVLHYQPKVEIGSGRLAGAEAIVRWQHPEEGLLQPSLFIDLVEQSGIIHAFTRYTVEMAVNQIKTWSSYGFELPVSVNLSAYNLMDSAFIPFVRSLLEKSGIKPALLEFELTESATMVDIAVSRRVLSDFREMGIATSIDDFGTGMSSFAYLRELDIHTVKLDQSFIRGLAEGNRDAKIVEGIVSLCRNLGIDVIAEGVETQQQASLLTRLDCHIAQGYLYGKPMPAKDILSVMQDGTSLTSPQSRTHTGGH; via the coding sequence ATGCCGCATAGAGTCGAAATTCAACATAATAAAGCCAGCTTGCGCAAGCGCTTGCTGGCAGGCTCCACAGGCTTATCTATGCTGCTGATAGGCGTATTGTGCTACCTCGGCCATGGCATTCTGATTGAGCTTGAAACCGATTTTGAAAAACAGTATTTCGACAGCCAGATGCCTTTTATCAGCACCCTTGCCAGTCAGCCGGCCATTAACAAAAAACTCATGCCTGATGCGGTAATGATGGTGAAACGGGGTCCGGTAATCTTGTATCAAAAGTCCGGCATAGCTGACCTTCCTGACACACTGGCGGCAAATGCAGGCGAGCCGGTCACAGAATTTAATAACCTGCGTCTTTACATCCGTGAACTGCCTTCAACCGCAGATGAAGCCCCGTTAACCGTTATCTGGCGCACAAAAGATCTCACTGAGATATCCTCACAGATAGTCAACACCCTTTCTGTCGCCGGCTTTATTACGTTTTGGGTTGCAGTGTGGGCTGCCCTGCTGATGTCCGCCTTCATTGCCCGCCGCTTTGAGCAGGCTAATAACACGCTGGAGCGACTGGCTCTTGAGGACGCATTGACCAAACTTCCCAACCGCAATGCACTGCTGTCTGGTGATACCTTCAATTCAACCTATGGCGCGTTGTTTTTTCTTGATCTCGACCGCTTCAGAGAAATAAATGATGCGCTGGGACACGCTATGGGTGACAGAATGTTGTTTGCTTTTTCACAGCGGTTAAAAAATATTGCCGGAAAAGGCGTTAAGGTATATCGCTACCGCAGTGATGAATTTGTTATCTGGCACCCTGATCTGCCGGCAGACGATGTACTCAGCCGCTCGTTTACCCTGCTGTACGATTGCCGCGAGCCGTTATTTATCGGAAACAGTGCATTTGAGGTCAGTTGCAGTATTGGTGTTGCCTGCTTCCCTGAGCATGGTCATCACCCCGAAATGCTGATCAGGAACGCAGAGAACGCCATGCACAGGGCCAAGAAATTACGTCTTGGTGTGCAAATTTATAATGAGAGACTGGCATATAACAGCACCATTAAAGTGACGTTGCGCAGTCAGCTTCGCTCTGCATTGCACAATAAAGAATTTGTACTGCATTATCAGCCCAAAGTAGAAATTGGCAGTGGCAGGCTGGCAGGCGCCGAAGCCATTGTGCGGTGGCAGCACCCTGAAGAAGGACTGCTGCAACCTTCGTTATTCATTGATTTGGTCGAACAAAGCGGAATTATTCATGCTTTTACCCGTTACACGGTGGAAATGGCGGTCAATCAGATCAAAACCTGGTCATCCTACGGGTTTGAATTACCTGTTTCAGTCAATCTGTCTGCTTATAATTTAATGGACAGCGCATTCATCCCCTTTGTCCGTAGTTTGCTGGAAAAGTCAGGTATTAAACCGGCCTTGCTGGAATTTGAACTCACTGAAAGCGCCACGATGGTGGACATCGCAGTAAGTCGCCGTGTACTGTCAGATTTCAGAGAAATGGGTATTGCCACATCGATTGACGATTTTGGTACCGGCATGAGTTCATTTGCCTACCTGCGGGAACTGGATATTCATACTGTCAAACTTGACCAGTCATTTATTCGCGGTCTGGCTGAAGGAAACCGTGACGCAAAAATAGTGGAAGGGATTGTGTCTTTATGCCGTAACCTGGGGATCGACGTGATTGCCGAGGGCGTGGAAACACAGCAACAAGCCAGCCTACTGACCCGGCTGGACTGTCACATCGCACAAGGCTATCTTTACGGCAAACCCATGCCGGCAAAAGACATCCTTTCTGTGATGCAGGACGGTACTTCCCTGACATCACCGCAAAGCCGCACTCACACCGGCGGTCACTGA
- a CDS encoding PRC-barrel domain containing protein: MIAFNTLTKFGIHATDGDIGQCKDVLFDDQDFVIRYFVADTHKWLPLGRKVVLSPISLTEVNDTEEKLYVSMTKDALKESPSIDDHKPLSREYEEILFKYFGYGYYWTGPGAWGDFSHPTELVDQQSMQDDMDNLESKPENHLRSCDEVNGYDISAQGEDTGHVCDFVIDKRNWAIQLFIIDTRNWLPGGKKIALAPALIKDIDWSTHKIHVNVSHDDLMALPEVDDDRLDDADYLASLASKPLMTDRK, translated from the coding sequence ATGATTGCTTTTAATACCCTGACAAAATTCGGAATTCATGCCACTGACGGCGATATTGGTCAGTGTAAAGATGTTTTGTTTGATGATCAGGATTTCGTTATCCGGTATTTTGTGGCCGACACACACAAGTGGCTGCCCCTTGGCCGCAAAGTAGTACTCTCCCCCATTTCACTTACTGAGGTGAATGACACAGAAGAAAAACTTTATGTGTCTATGACCAAAGATGCTTTGAAAGAAAGTCCATCCATCGACGACCACAAACCGTTATCGCGGGAATATGAAGAAATCTTGTTTAAATATTTCGGTTACGGCTATTACTGGACGGGACCGGGTGCCTGGGGCGACTTCTCACATCCTACAGAGCTTGTTGATCAGCAAAGTATGCAGGACGACATGGACAACCTGGAAAGCAAGCCTGAAAATCACTTACGGTCCTGCGACGAAGTAAACGGGTACGATATCAGTGCACAGGGCGAGGACACAGGTCACGTATGTGATTTTGTCATCGACAAACGCAACTGGGCCATTCAACTTTTCATTATTGATACACGAAACTGGCTGCCCGGCGGGAAAAAAATTGCGCTCGCCCCCGCGCTGATAAAAGACATCGACTGGTCGACGCATAAGATCCATGTGAACGTCAGTCATGATGACCTGATGGCATTACCGGAAGTGGATGATGACCGCCTTGATGATGCCGACTACCTTGCGTCTCTGGCAAGTAAACCATTAATGACAGATCGAAAATAA
- a CDS encoding LysR family transcriptional regulator, whose protein sequence is MLKATLEQWRMFKAVVDAGGFNQAAQLVHKSQSSVHHAVQKLETALGITLFENDGRKVKLTEAGDLMLRRANFLLDEAHKLEAVATNLQSGTETQLRIAVDIIFPPTLLYNVLNKVSQEYPLLRIELMETVLNGANSLLKAAEVDIAISPFAVKNGFSEDLCEIEFVAVAHPDHPLHQLERALTVEDLKSHRQIVVRDSSAERKAESGWLGADQRWTVSHVRTSIDIICKGLGFAWLPLAIIKPQLNQGLLKPLPMETSGIRKGLLYLCFEDGDRLGPAARAFIGELRYQSMNLPTAEAEGFLIR, encoded by the coding sequence ATGTTGAAAGCAACGTTAGAGCAGTGGCGGATGTTTAAAGCCGTCGTGGATGCAGGTGGCTTTAATCAGGCAGCTCAGCTGGTACATAAAAGTCAGTCGAGTGTGCATCACGCCGTTCAAAAACTTGAAACAGCCCTTGGCATTACTTTATTTGAAAATGACGGGCGAAAAGTTAAATTAACAGAGGCCGGTGACTTAATGCTGCGCCGTGCTAATTTTCTCCTTGATGAAGCGCACAAACTGGAAGCCGTTGCGACGAACCTGCAAAGTGGCACAGAGACGCAATTACGCATTGCTGTTGATATTATTTTCCCGCCTACGCTTTTATATAATGTTTTAAATAAAGTCTCTCAGGAATATCCCCTTTTACGGATAGAACTGATGGAAACCGTACTTAACGGTGCAAATTCATTATTAAAAGCTGCTGAAGTGGATATTGCTATCTCACCTTTTGCAGTTAAAAACGGTTTCAGCGAAGATTTATGCGAAATTGAATTTGTTGCCGTTGCCCACCCGGACCATCCGCTGCATCAGCTTGAACGTGCTTTGACCGTAGAAGATTTGAAATCTCACCGTCAGATAGTGGTGCGGGATTCGTCTGCAGAACGCAAAGCTGAATCCGGCTGGCTGGGTGCCGACCAACGCTGGACAGTAAGCCACGTACGTACATCAATCGACATTATATGCAAAGGTCTGGGTTTCGCATGGCTGCCATTGGCTATTATCAAGCCACAGCTGAATCAGGGGCTGTTGAAACCACTTCCGATGGAGACCAGCGGTATACGTAAAGGCCTGTTGTATCTTTGTTTTGAAGACGGAGACCGTCTCGGACCCGCTGCCCGTGCTTTTATTGGCGAGCTGCGCTATCAGTCAATGAATCTTCCCACAGCAGAAGCGGAAGGCTTTTTAATTCGTTAA
- a CDS encoding sigma-54-dependent transcriptional regulator: MLTVLLVDDDPEFTEVACTIIEFLGHDILTAGNLAEAREWLEKETFDHVLLDFMLPDGSGVHLFEELDALPKRPKVTLITGHPSVRGIIKGLCGPNIDYLVKPIQREDIEAALSGKKEKPASGGNKIKKYFGHLIGESAPMKELYKLIERVSRTSANVMLLGESGVGKEVVAASIHQASDVTGPYIATNCGAFSKELIGSELFGHEKGAFTGAVNRKEGVFEQAESGTLFLDEITEMPIDMQPNLLRVLENKVVIRVGGSKTIPVNCRVVSATNRRMEEIAESKVLREDIYFRLAVFPITIPPLRERKEDIPLLAMQFIEEFNKENDTRFEWDEAQLDTLTAYDWPGNVRELRHFVHRAAIMSDPDKTNIELPKTIESPFAKKQSTTTALEAGRTIEDVEKELIYATLEKVNGNKTLAAEMLGISTKTLYNRLHAYGDLSKDES; encoded by the coding sequence GTGCTGACTGTTTTACTTGTGGATGACGACCCTGAGTTTACCGAGGTAGCTTGCACAATTATCGAATTTTTGGGTCATGACATTCTGACCGCAGGCAACCTTGCCGAAGCCAGGGAATGGCTGGAAAAAGAAACCTTCGACCATGTTCTGCTGGATTTCATGCTACCCGATGGTAGCGGCGTACACCTTTTTGAAGAACTCGATGCCTTGCCCAAACGTCCCAAAGTGACGTTAATTACCGGCCATCCTTCTGTCCGGGGCATTATCAAGGGCCTGTGCGGACCGAATATCGATTATCTGGTCAAGCCCATACAGCGGGAAGACATCGAAGCGGCCCTGTCCGGAAAAAAAGAAAAACCGGCTTCCGGTGGCAATAAAATTAAGAAGTATTTCGGTCATCTCATTGGTGAATCTGCACCAATGAAAGAATTATACAAGCTTATTGAACGGGTAAGCCGCACCAGCGCAAACGTCATGTTGCTGGGTGAAAGCGGCGTGGGTAAAGAAGTGGTTGCCGCTTCAATTCATCAGGCCTCTGATGTAACCGGCCCGTACATCGCCACCAACTGTGGTGCGTTTTCTAAAGAATTGATCGGCAGTGAATTATTTGGTCACGAAAAAGGCGCTTTCACCGGCGCGGTGAACCGTAAGGAAGGGGTATTTGAACAGGCTGAAAGCGGTACGCTGTTTTTGGATGAGATCACTGAAATGCCCATCGATATGCAGCCTAACCTGTTACGGGTGCTGGAAAATAAAGTGGTCATCCGCGTGGGCGGCTCGAAAACCATTCCGGTAAACTGCCGCGTCGTATCAGCGACAAACCGGCGGATGGAAGAAATCGCTGAGAGCAAAGTATTGCGGGAAGACATTTATTTTCGTCTCGCCGTGTTTCCCATCACGATCCCGCCATTGCGGGAACGCAAAGAAGATATTCCGCTTCTGGCCATGCAATTTATTGAAGAATTCAATAAAGAAAATGATACCCGTTTTGAATGGGATGAAGCCCAGCTCGATACCCTCACTGCCTACGACTGGCCGGGTAACGTACGTGAACTGCGTCACTTTGTGCACCGTGCTGCCATCATGAGTGACCCGGACAAAACCAACATAGAATTACCGAAGACAATTGAATCCCCTTTCGCGAAAAAACAATCAACGACGACGGCGCTGGAAGCCGGACGGACCATTGAGGATGTGGAAAAAGAATTAATCTATGCCACTCTCGAGAAAGTGAACGGTAATAAAACACTGGCAGCAGAGATGCTGGGGATCAGTACCAAAACACTCTATAACCGTTTGCACGCATACGGTGATTTGAGCAAAGACGAGTCCTGA